Proteins co-encoded in one Populus trichocarpa isolate Nisqually-1 chromosome 10, P.trichocarpa_v4.1, whole genome shotgun sequence genomic window:
- the LOC7462652 gene encoding probable xyloglucan endotransglucosylase/hydrolase protein 28, with protein MACSYLGPCFLLICSLLALFVSGSQIQRTSLPIISFDEGYTQLFGDDNLVMYRDGKRVHLSLDERTGSGFVSQDLYLHGYFSASIKLPADYTAGVVVAFYMSNGDIFEKNHDEIDFEFLGNIRGKDWRIQTNIYGNGSTSAGREERYSLWFDPSDDFHQYSILWTNSQIIFYVDNIPIREVKRTESMGADFPSKPMSLYATIWDGSDWATNGGKYRVNYKYAPYVAEFSDLVLHGCAVDPVEQFPRCDNTESSQAIPTGVTPVQRIKMESFRAKFMTYSYCYDRVRYRAPPSECVINTKEADRLKSYDPVTFGGGRRHHGKRHHHSRSSHAEVISI; from the exons atggcGTGCTCTTATCTTGGTCCTTGTTTTCTCTTAATTTGCTCTCTTCTTGCGCTTTTTGTTTCTGGGTCTCAAATTCAAAGAACTTCATTGCCTATTATATCCTTTGATGAAGGATACACCCAACTTTTTGGGGATGATAATCTGGTCATGTACAGAGATGGAAAGAGAGTCCATTTATCTCTAGATGAGAGGACAG GGTCGGGATTTGTTTCTCAGGACTTATACCTACATGGATACTTCAGTGCTTCTATCAAGTTGCCAGCAGATTATACTGCTGgagttgtggttgctttttat ATGTCAAATGGTGACATATTCGAGAAGAACCATGATGAAATTGACTTCGAGTTCTTGGGTAACATAAGAGGCAAAGATTGGAGGATCCAGACAAACATTTATGGCAATGGCAGCACTAGTGCCGGCAGAGAAGAGAGATACAGCCTCTGGTTCGATCCCTCTGATGATTTCCATCAGTATAGCATTCTCTGGACCAATTCTCAGATCAT attttacGTGGACAACATTCCAATTAGAGAGGTTAAAAGAACAGAATCTATGGGAGCAGATTTCCCTTCCAAGCCAATGTCTTTGTATGCAACGATATGGGATGGGTCTGATTGGGCTACTAATGGAGGCAAATATAGAGTGAATTACAAATACGCCCCTTATGTCGCTGAATTTTCTGACCTTGTTCTGCACGGGTGTGCTGTCGATCCTGTTGAGCAGTTTCCAAGATGCGATAATACAGAGAGTTCTCAGGCGATCCCCACCGGTGTCACACCAGTGCAAAGAATTAAGATGGAGAGCTTTAGGGCCAAGTTTATGACATATTCTTATTGCTATGATCGGGTTCGGTACAGGGCTCCCCCATCAGAGTGTGTGATCAATACCAAAGAAGCAGACCGACTCAAATCTTACGATCCTGTTACTTTTGGCGGAGGCCGGCGCCACCACGGGAAACGACACCACCATAGTCGGTCAAGTCATGCTGAAGTCATTTCCATTTAA